From one Triticum urartu cultivar G1812 chromosome 3, Tu2.1, whole genome shotgun sequence genomic stretch:
- the LOC125547575 gene encoding E3 ubiquitin-protein ligase EL5-like, translating to MDSSSSRSAASGAAPTVSSGTVFISAAIFLLFLTFALALIILRHSYFSSTGAAPSRPRAWSAQMVAPPPRARGVDPELLRSLPVTVHLAVDGVGLVECAVCLAGLEDGEEARFLPRCGHGFHAGCVDRWLASHTTCPLCRVTVSKPDALTSTSRPSVPREPANYTANLPASVLLGVTDQATLDAVTMATDGTMVIDVPESRTVALAATPRDASKSPGVNRLRSVKRLWSFGRQGPSGSTTPCAGGSGTADLEQGISITYASPRAPVRCSVEPSPGTAAEKSSSSSG from the coding sequence ATGGACTCGTCGTCGTCGCGCTCGGCGGCCTCCGGGGCCGCGCCCACCGTGTCGTCCGGCACCGTGTTCATCTCGGCGGCCATATTCCTGCTGTTCCTGACGTTCGCCCTCGCGCTCATCATCCTCCGCCACTCTTACTTCAGCAGCACCGGCGCGGCGCCCAGTCGGCCACGGGCGTGGAGCGCCCAGATGGTGGCCCCGCCTCCCAGGGCCAGGGGTGTCGATCCGGAGCTGCTGCGGTCGCTGCCGGTCACGGTACACCTAGCCGTGGACGGCGTCGGATTGGTGGAGTGCGCGGTTTGCCTGGCTGGGCTCGAGGACGGGGAGGAGGCGAGGTTCCTGCCCCGGTGCGGCCATGGATTCCACGCCGGGTGCGTCGACAGGTGGCTGGCGTCCCACACCACCTGCCCGCTCTGCCGGGTCACCGTCAGTAAGCCGGACGCGCTTACGTCGACGAGTCGCCCTTCCGTACCGCGGGAGCCGGCGAACTACACAGCGAACCTGCCGGCGAGTGTACTGCTCGGGGTTACAGACCAGGCCACGCTCGACGCGGTCACCATGGCCACTGACGGAACGATGGTGATCGACGTTCCGGAGTCAAGGACCGTGGCACTGGCAGCGACCCCGCGCGACGCGTCCAAGTCTCCGGGCGTGAACAGGCTGAGGTCGGTGAAGAGGCTGTGGAGCTTCGGGCGGCAAGGGCCGTCGGGGTCCACGACGCCCTGCGCCGGCGGCAGCGGAACGGCAGACTTAGAGCAGGGCATTAGCATCACCTATGCATCCCCGAGAGCTCCGGTCCGGTGTAGCGTTGAGCCGTCGCCCGGAACTGCCGCCGAGAAATCATCTTCATCGAGCGGCTAA